A section of the Saccharopolyspora gregorii genome encodes:
- a CDS encoding condensation domain-containing protein: MRMTALREYEPAPGRLVEWHPTESTSDSLGEAREHPAPPSSFQENHLRRALANDAAGAVHSPWLATAFDLPGELDPVAMAGAWQRWVRRHATLLTWFENTGDELRRCALDAADVAFAPVEVGEYGSGADIRDHLLHRFATATSALSWPPFVLGGVLRPESSTVFFAVDHAHTDGYSIFLVFDELRRLYWEQITGEPAELPEVGDHADFAALERDREIGAEEQAAAVRTWSEFWLEGGSRPPSFPLPLGLGDEPRGKLLTERELFDAAQATAFGKRCREHRGSFPAGVFAALAIAAAELAGAESYRTLTPVQTRDEPRWAAAQGWFVNLVPLHFSLAGLRTFGEVLAAADEAFVRARAIAGVPVVKLVEMLGSRLRLQEDARTVLPIVSFIDLRRVRGSELWEAAGARVLSGPGEGFDVPMWINRLRGLTYLKASYPDTPVAAENVARYLDRVQAVLHRVLAEGDHEFRGAAPLAAVE; encoded by the coding sequence ATGAGGATGACCGCACTCCGCGAGTACGAGCCCGCTCCGGGCAGGCTCGTCGAATGGCACCCGACGGAGTCCACTTCGGACTCGTTGGGCGAGGCCCGGGAGCATCCGGCGCCACCGTCCTCGTTCCAGGAGAACCACCTCCGCCGCGCGCTGGCCAACGACGCCGCGGGCGCGGTGCACTCGCCGTGGCTGGCCACCGCGTTCGACCTGCCGGGTGAGCTGGACCCGGTGGCGATGGCCGGTGCCTGGCAGCGCTGGGTGCGCAGGCATGCCACCTTGCTGACCTGGTTCGAGAACACCGGCGACGAGCTGCGCCGCTGCGCGCTGGACGCCGCGGACGTGGCGTTCGCGCCCGTCGAGGTCGGCGAGTACGGCAGCGGTGCCGACATCCGGGACCACCTGCTGCACCGGTTCGCCACCGCCACCAGCGCGCTGAGCTGGCCGCCGTTCGTGCTCGGCGGGGTGCTGCGGCCGGAGTCCTCCACCGTGTTCTTCGCCGTCGACCACGCGCACACCGACGGCTACTCGATCTTCCTGGTGTTCGACGAGCTGCGCCGCCTCTACTGGGAGCAGATCACGGGCGAACCGGCAGAGCTCCCGGAGGTCGGCGACCACGCCGACTTCGCCGCGCTGGAGCGCGACCGCGAGATCGGTGCCGAGGAGCAGGCCGCGGCCGTGCGGACCTGGAGCGAGTTCTGGCTGGAGGGCGGCAGCAGGCCGCCGTCGTTCCCGCTGCCGCTGGGGCTCGGCGACGAACCGCGCGGCAAGCTGCTCACCGAGCGCGAGCTGTTCGACGCCGCGCAGGCCACCGCGTTCGGCAAGCGCTGCCGGGAGCACCGCGGCAGCTTCCCGGCCGGGGTCTTCGCGGCGCTCGCGATCGCCGCCGCCGAGCTGGCAGGCGCGGAGTCGTACCGCACGCTGACTCCGGTGCAGACCCGCGACGAGCCGCGGTGGGCCGCCGCGCAGGGCTGGTTCGTGAACCTGGTGCCGCTGCACTTCTCGCTGGCCGGGCTGCGCACCTTCGGCGAGGTGCTCGCCGCCGCCGACGAGGCGTTCGTCCGGGCCCGTGCGATCGCGGGCGTGCCGGTGGTGAAGTTGGTGGAGATGCTGGGGTCGCGGCTGCGGCTGCAGGAGGACGCGCGCACCGTGCTGCCGATCGTGTCGTTCATCGACCTGCGCCGCGTCCGCGGCTCCGAGCTGTGGGAGGCGGCGGGCGCGCGAGTGCTCAGCGGTCCGGGGGAGGGTTTCGACGTGCCGATGTGGATCAACCGGTTGCGCGGGCTGACCTACTTGAAGGCCAGCTACCCGGACACCCCGGTCGCGGCGGAGAACGTGGCCCGCTACCTGGACCGCGTGCAGGCCGTGCTGCACCGGGTCCTCGCCGAGGGCGACCACGAGTTCCGCGGCGCCGCGCCGCTCGCGGCCGTGGAGTGA
- a CDS encoding condensation domain-containing protein: MHVTTTSAFDPPPGEVVEWTAFPLPGHEFAPSEVPPSLNQRFHLDGVRAGGAPQWLAVAFDLPGEPDTAALEVAFGRWVRRHPGLLSRFAEHGGEFHRAVLAPDAVALRRREAGAFPSSAAVRAHLARRFAERCHPLRWPPFLLGAIRHERGMTAFAAFDHSCADAQSMAVVAHEVQVLHRAAVRGEQAALPAVGDFVDHCAAEHAAVTAARVGAVRTAPGPEWDAPGPEVLDAPPAPEVEHPAVTYWRDFLLERGGTTPGFPLELGVRPGEPVPQRSTTGRLLDAECADAFDAACRSAAGSAFTGLLAAAGLALRELGAADRIGLLVPLHTRHEPRWRHAVGWFTTNAPIAFNVVEGRFAETHTHAKVAFREALGTLGVPLPNVLAAVAEDYRRERRDVFMLSYVDYRAMPVSLEFPESRPRHISSETVADDVQLWVSRTDDGLFLRARFPGTPAAEAAVRGFRARLVAVLTAAARRPVAVRAG, translated from the coding sequence GTGCACGTCACGACGACCAGCGCGTTCGACCCGCCGCCCGGCGAGGTCGTGGAGTGGACCGCGTTCCCGTTGCCGGGCCACGAGTTCGCGCCCAGCGAGGTGCCGCCCTCGCTGAACCAGCGCTTCCACCTGGACGGGGTCCGGGCGGGCGGGGCGCCGCAGTGGCTGGCCGTCGCGTTCGACCTGCCGGGGGAGCCCGACACCGCGGCGCTGGAGGTGGCGTTCGGGCGCTGGGTCCGGCGGCATCCCGGGTTGCTGAGCCGGTTCGCCGAGCACGGCGGTGAGTTCCACCGCGCGGTGCTCGCCCCCGATGCGGTGGCGCTGCGGCGGCGCGAGGCGGGTGCGTTCCCGAGTTCGGCGGCGGTGCGCGCGCACCTGGCGCGGCGGTTCGCCGAGCGGTGCCACCCGCTGCGGTGGCCGCCGTTCCTGCTGGGCGCGATCCGGCACGAGCGGGGGATGACCGCGTTCGCCGCGTTCGACCACTCCTGCGCGGACGCCCAGTCGATGGCAGTGGTCGCGCACGAGGTCCAGGTGCTGCACCGCGCCGCGGTCCGCGGCGAGCAGGCGGCGCTGCCCGCGGTCGGCGACTTCGTGGACCACTGCGCGGCGGAGCACGCGGCGGTCACCGCGGCCCGGGTCGGCGCGGTGCGCACCGCACCCGGGCCGGAGTGGGACGCGCCCGGCCCGGAGGTGCTGGACGCACCGCCGGCCCCCGAGGTCGAACATCCGGCGGTGACCTACTGGCGGGATTTCCTGCTGGAGCGCGGTGGCACGACGCCCGGCTTCCCGCTGGAGCTCGGGGTGCGGCCGGGCGAGCCGGTGCCGCAGCGCTCGACGACGGGCCGGCTGCTGGACGCGGAGTGCGCGGACGCGTTCGACGCGGCCTGCCGGTCGGCGGCGGGCAGCGCCTTCACCGGGCTGCTGGCCGCCGCCGGGCTGGCGCTGCGCGAGCTGGGCGCCGCGGACCGGATCGGGCTGCTCGTCCCGCTGCACACCCGCCACGAACCGCGGTGGCGGCACGCGGTCGGCTGGTTCACCACGAACGCGCCGATCGCGTTCAACGTGGTGGAGGGCCGGTTCGCGGAGACCCACACGCACGCGAAGGTCGCGTTCCGGGAGGCGTTGGGCACGCTGGGGGTGCCGCTGCCGAACGTGCTGGCCGCGGTCGCCGAGGACTACCGGCGGGAGCGCCGCGACGTCTTCATGCTGTCCTACGTGGACTACCGGGCGATGCCGGTGTCGCTGGAGTTCCCGGAATCCCGGCCGCGGCACATCAGCAGCGAGACGGTGGCCGACGACGTGCAGCTGTGGGTCTCGCGCACCGACGACGGGTTGTTCCTGCGCGCCCGCTTCCCCGGGACGCCGGCGGCGGAGGCGGCGGTGCGCGGGTTCCGCGCCCGGCTCGTCGCGGTCCTCACCGCGGCGGCGCGGCGCCCGGTCGCGGTCAGGGCAGGTTGA
- a CDS encoding DMT family transporter: MVLAVLGAALLHATWNALAHGMDDRLAGFTLMSLVYAAIGGAAALVTGFPTAAAWPYVLASAAAHVLYQVGLMLSYRLGQFGQVYPLARGTAPWVVALTSAALLGQRISVPELAGVLVISAGLTSLVLVGGRPTAARFPALAAAFGTGLVIALYTVLDGVGVHRTDVLTYAAWLFLLQGLALPPLALAVRGRALPAQLRSASGGALLGGVLSLAAYGIVLWAQTRGALAPIAALRETSIVFGALIGAVLFRERLGRGRVLASAVVLAGIVLLNLP, from the coding sequence GTGGTGCTCGCCGTGCTCGGCGCGGCGCTGCTGCACGCCACCTGGAACGCCCTCGCGCACGGCATGGACGACCGGCTCGCCGGATTCACCCTCATGTCGCTGGTCTACGCCGCGATCGGCGGCGCCGCCGCCCTGGTCACCGGGTTCCCCACGGCCGCCGCGTGGCCGTACGTGCTCGCCTCCGCCGCGGCGCACGTGCTCTACCAGGTGGGGCTGATGCTCAGCTACCGCCTCGGCCAGTTCGGCCAGGTCTACCCGCTCGCGCGCGGCACCGCGCCGTGGGTGGTGGCGCTGACCTCCGCCGCGCTGCTCGGACAGCGGATCTCGGTGCCCGAGCTCGCCGGGGTGCTGGTGATCTCGGCCGGGCTGACCAGCCTGGTGCTCGTCGGCGGGCGGCCCACCGCCGCGCGGTTCCCGGCGCTGGCCGCCGCGTTCGGCACCGGGCTGGTGATCGCGCTCTACACCGTGCTCGACGGCGTCGGCGTGCACCGTACCGACGTGCTCACCTACGCCGCCTGGCTGTTCCTGCTGCAAGGGCTCGCGCTGCCACCGCTGGCGCTGGCGGTGCGCGGCCGGGCGCTGCCCGCCCAGCTGCGGTCCGCATCCGGCGGCGCGCTGCTCGGCGGGGTGCTGTCGCTGGCCGCCTACGGCATCGTGCTGTGGGCGCAGACCCGCGGCGCGCTCGCGCCCATCGCCGCGCTGCGCGAGACCAGCATCGTGTTCGGCGCGCTGATCGGGGCGGTGCTGTTCCGCGAACGCCTCGGCCGGGGGCGCGTGCTCGCGAGCGCCGTCGTGCTCGCCGGGATCGTGCTGCTCAACCTGCCCTGA
- a CDS encoding OsmC family protein, producing MADRNATTSWTGDLGSGSGLVTLDSSNAGQFPVSFATRAEDPAGQTSPEELIAAAHSSCFSMQLSGLLSEAGLTPERIDTSAEVTLGKSGGGFAITGIALTVQATVPGADDATFQQAAQKAKEICPVSAALTGTTITLEATLS from the coding sequence ATGGCCGACCGCAACGCCACGACTAGCTGGACCGGCGACCTGGGCTCGGGTTCGGGCCTCGTCACCCTGGACTCCTCGAACGCGGGGCAGTTCCCCGTGTCGTTCGCGACCCGCGCCGAGGACCCGGCCGGGCAGACCAGCCCCGAAGAGCTCATCGCCGCCGCGCACTCGTCCTGCTTCAGCATGCAGCTGTCCGGGTTGCTCAGCGAAGCCGGCCTCACCCCGGAACGGATCGACACCAGCGCCGAGGTCACCCTCGGCAAGTCCGGCGGCGGCTTCGCCATCACCGGCATCGCGCTGACCGTGCAGGCGACCGTGCCCGGCGCCGACGACGCCACCTTCCAGCAGGCCGCGCAGAAGGCCAAGGAGATCTGCCCGGTCTCCGCCGCCCTGACCGGCACCACCATCACCCTGGAAGCCACCCTGTCCTGA
- a CDS encoding TetR/AcrR family transcriptional regulator, translating to MSANKLVAPEGRADAPARETARRARTRERLLDAAYRQFSEHGINGASIEAIADDAGFTRGAFYSNFGSKEELFFALTERENRARLETLREHFSRLVAPLGETGGKPAPAHIEGIIADVMSFQPDIRQWCLMQSEFRLLALRDPDVAPRFLAAAQSFQRELATMIDTAVRAVGVRFRIDALDLTRLLVDQFDSAMQEAILAGDEDPDRSVREKVMRTLPLLVHSLTTTLDGD from the coding sequence ATGAGCGCGAACAAGCTCGTCGCACCCGAGGGGCGCGCGGACGCGCCCGCGCGCGAGACCGCCCGGCGCGCCCGGACCCGGGAACGGCTGCTGGACGCCGCCTACCGGCAGTTCAGCGAGCACGGCATCAACGGCGCCTCCATCGAGGCCATCGCCGACGACGCGGGCTTCACCCGCGGCGCGTTCTACTCCAACTTCGGCAGCAAGGAGGAGCTGTTCTTCGCGCTCACCGAGCGGGAGAACCGGGCCCGGCTGGAGACGCTGCGCGAACACTTCTCCCGGCTGGTGGCGCCGCTCGGGGAGACCGGCGGCAAACCGGCGCCCGCCCACATCGAAGGCATCATCGCCGACGTCATGTCGTTCCAGCCGGACATCCGGCAGTGGTGCCTGATGCAGAGCGAGTTCCGGCTGCTGGCGCTGCGCGACCCGGACGTGGCCCCGCGGTTCCTGGCCGCCGCGCAGTCCTTCCAGCGCGAGCTCGCCACGATGATCGACACCGCGGTGCGGGCCGTCGGCGTCCGCTTCCGGATCGACGCGCTCGACCTCACCCGGCTGCTGGTCGACCAGTTCGACTCGGCCATGCAGGAGGCGATCCTCGCCGGGGACGAGGACCCCGACCGCAGCGTGCGCGAGAAGGTGATGCGGACGCTCCCCCTCCTGGTGCACAGCCTCACCACCACGCTGGACGGGGACTGA
- a CDS encoding MMPL family transporter gives MSSFLYTLGRRAYAARKTVLVIWLLVLVVTGGAAGLLFKGMDNNVTIPGTEAQNALDRLSVTFPQTSGASAQIIVVADDVRAPAVQREVERSVDELEGMDEAASIVSPYNADLGGSISEDGEAALIMIQLEGQTMEIGQPTKDHIAQITADLQQRLPEGSQSSYGGPLFAQSFPGISIVEALGLVIAIVVLMITLGSFLAAGMPLVNALIGVGVSTALILVSTAFGSVTATTPLLSLMLGLAVGIDYALFIVSRHQQELAQGVSPQEAAARSTATAGSAVIFAGLTVVIALVGLGVAGIPFLTTMGVAGAVAVAIAVLVSLTLIPALLGFAGARLTPRSARAGKRARADRAKPPVGERFFAGWVRAATRFPIVTVLIVVGVLGIATVPAAGLRLGLPDAGALPHGDPARVTYDLTDEHFPQGFNGPLIVTGSIVTSEDPLGLMNDLKAEIERLPGVADVPMAVPNPTADTGIVQVIPEGAPDSQQTKDLVEEIRSLRGHFQEAYGIDISVTGFTAVGIDVSDKLGEALLPFGVVVVGLSLVLLTMVFRSIAVPIKATLGYLLSIGASMGIVTLIFQDGWGAEALNVARTGPVISFMPIVLMGILFGLAMDYEVFLVSRMREEYVHTKDAQAAIHTGFVSSGKVVTAAAVIMFAVFAAFVPDGDANLKPIALGLAVGVFVDAFIVRMTLVPAVLALLGEKAWWMPRKLDRVLPAFDVEGENLREEIELADWPRPGSNEAIACAGLRLDDPSTGAPVYRDVGFLVERGGTHVVRGVHESAITAVLLTLSGRLQPDSGRLKVLGYVLPARGSAVRSRVAYVDAGAGGADAVRAALREEPEVLVLDRTDRASDPGERGRIRELLTGAGTTVIAGTTGLAEARDVLPAGAPATLTELRDDAAMPDVLSAAIR, from the coding sequence GTGTCCTCGTTCCTCTACACACTGGGGCGGAGGGCCTACGCGGCCCGCAAGACCGTCCTCGTGATCTGGCTCCTCGTGCTCGTCGTGACCGGCGGCGCGGCCGGTCTCCTGTTCAAAGGAATGGACAACAACGTCACGATCCCCGGCACCGAGGCGCAGAACGCCCTCGACCGGCTGTCGGTGACCTTCCCGCAGACCAGCGGCGCCTCCGCGCAGATCATCGTGGTCGCCGACGACGTGCGCGCCCCGGCCGTGCAGCGCGAGGTCGAGCGGTCCGTGGACGAGCTCGAAGGCATGGACGAGGCCGCCTCCATCGTCTCGCCCTACAACGCGGACCTCGGCGGATCGATCAGCGAGGACGGCGAAGCCGCCCTGATCATGATCCAGCTGGAGGGGCAGACCATGGAGATCGGTCAGCCCACCAAGGACCACATCGCCCAGATCACCGCCGACCTCCAGCAGCGGCTCCCGGAGGGCTCCCAGTCCTCCTACGGCGGGCCGCTGTTCGCGCAGAGCTTCCCCGGCATCAGCATCGTCGAAGCGCTCGGCCTGGTGATCGCCATCGTGGTGCTGATGATCACGCTGGGCTCGTTCCTCGCCGCGGGCATGCCGCTGGTGAACGCGCTGATCGGCGTCGGCGTCTCCACCGCGCTCATCCTCGTCTCGACCGCGTTCGGCTCCGTCACCGCGACCACGCCGCTGCTGTCGCTGATGCTCGGCCTCGCCGTCGGCATCGACTACGCGCTGTTCATCGTCTCCCGGCACCAGCAGGAACTCGCCCAGGGCGTGTCGCCGCAGGAGGCCGCGGCGCGGTCCACCGCCACCGCGGGCTCCGCGGTGATCTTCGCCGGGCTGACCGTGGTGATCGCGCTCGTCGGCCTCGGCGTCGCGGGCATCCCGTTCCTCACCACGATGGGCGTCGCCGGTGCCGTCGCCGTCGCCATCGCCGTGCTCGTCTCGCTCACCCTCATCCCGGCGCTGCTCGGCTTCGCCGGGGCCCGGCTCACCCCGCGGTCGGCGAGGGCGGGCAAGCGCGCCCGCGCCGACCGCGCCAAGCCGCCGGTGGGCGAGCGGTTCTTCGCCGGCTGGGTCCGCGCCGCGACCCGCTTCCCGATCGTCACCGTGCTCATCGTCGTCGGCGTCCTCGGCATCGCGACCGTGCCCGCCGCCGGGCTCCGCCTCGGGCTCCCCGACGCGGGCGCGCTGCCGCACGGCGACCCGGCGCGGGTCACCTACGACCTCACCGACGAGCACTTCCCGCAGGGCTTCAACGGGCCGCTGATCGTCACCGGCAGCATCGTCACCAGCGAAGACCCGCTCGGCCTGATGAACGACCTCAAGGCCGAGATCGAACGGCTGCCCGGCGTCGCCGACGTGCCGATGGCCGTGCCGAACCCGACCGCGGACACCGGCATCGTGCAGGTGATCCCGGAGGGCGCCCCGGACTCGCAGCAGACCAAGGACCTCGTCGAGGAGATCCGCTCGCTGCGCGGGCACTTCCAGGAGGCCTACGGCATCGACATCTCCGTCACCGGCTTCACCGCCGTCGGCATCGACGTCTCCGACAAGCTCGGTGAGGCGCTGCTGCCGTTCGGCGTCGTCGTGGTCGGGTTGTCGCTGGTGCTGCTGACGATGGTGTTCCGCTCCATCGCCGTGCCGATCAAGGCGACGCTGGGCTACCTGCTCAGCATCGGCGCCTCGATGGGCATCGTGACGCTGATCTTCCAGGACGGCTGGGGCGCCGAGGCGCTCAACGTCGCCCGCACCGGGCCGGTGATCAGCTTCATGCCGATCGTGCTGATGGGCATCCTGTTCGGCCTCGCCATGGACTACGAGGTCTTCCTGGTGTCCCGGATGCGCGAGGAGTACGTGCACACCAAGGACGCCCAGGCCGCGATCCACACCGGCTTCGTCTCCTCCGGCAAGGTCGTCACCGCGGCCGCGGTGATCATGTTCGCGGTGTTCGCCGCGTTCGTCCCCGACGGCGACGCCAACCTCAAGCCCATCGCGCTGGGGCTCGCGGTCGGCGTGTTCGTCGACGCGTTCATCGTGCGCATGACGCTGGTGCCCGCGGTGCTCGCGCTGCTCGGCGAGAAGGCGTGGTGGATGCCGCGGAAGCTGGACCGGGTGCTGCCCGCCTTCGACGTCGAAGGGGAGAACCTGCGCGAGGAGATCGAGCTCGCCGACTGGCCGCGCCCCGGTTCGAACGAGGCCATCGCCTGCGCCGGGCTGCGGCTCGACGACCCGTCCACCGGCGCACCCGTCTACCGGGACGTGGGCTTCCTGGTGGAGCGCGGCGGCACCCACGTGGTGCGCGGCGTGCACGAATCCGCGATCACCGCGGTGCTGCTGACGCTGTCCGGCAGGCTCCAGCCCGACTCCGGGCGGCTCAAGGTCCTCGGCTACGTGCTCCCCGCCCGCGGCTCGGCCGTGCGGTCCCGGGTCGCCTACGTCGACGCCGGTGCGGGCGGCGCGGACGCGGTGCGGGCGGCGCTGCGCGAAGAACCGGAGGTCCTGGTGCTCGACCGCACCGACCGGGCCTCCGACCCCGGCGAGCGCGGCCGCATCCGCGAACTGCTCACCGGCGCCGGGACCACCGTCATCGCCGGCACCACCGGGCTGGCCGAGGCGCGCGACGTGCTGCCCGCCGGTGCCCCCGCCACCCTCACCGAACTGCGCGACGACGCCGCGATGCCCGACGTCCTCTCCGCCGCGATCCGCTAG
- a CDS encoding YhgE/Pip domain-containing protein has translation MAKRRLILPLIGLLLVPLAIAGLLIWSLGKPEDRLKDVKAAVVNNDEPVEVNGQLTPLGRQLSAKLVGGEIESNYSWEFATPQTAADGLADGSYAAVVTIPENFSAAATSFSGDPAQAKKATIDVSTGGRSKFADEAISRVVTNTAADLLGRQLTTTYLDNVFVGFNTLGDKLGEASDGATSLADGAQQLAGGTDQLAGGADQLADGSRALADGIGALEGGAQQLKTGMGGLADGIGQLKEQTAQLPGQVGQLADVSAQEAQGVQQLSGGLQGMSESLAEMSKECPPGTLPICNKIAIQAATAKALGDGAGQLQQASTGVSGGLAALAGKTPESGGGLVALSGGIDQLHDGAQQLDGGVGQLADGISQTGGGAGQLADGADQLAQGVRGLSDGAHQLGDGTGQLSSGLDQAVDQLPSYPDGDRDKLAKTVANPITTAEGSSLGFGSSGIALYAVLALWVGAVATFLVLRAVPRRALESTRSSFSLALRQFRLPAVVGLAQGLLVAVVVGIAQDLSVGGWFGCAGLAMLTAVAFTAVNQALAGALRGTGRFLAMLVAVVLLATGFITAVPSALNSVLAALPVGPAQDALRAVVDGSAPGGGTVVLLVIWGLAGLVVTYLAVERGRTVRATRLTGFTARTAEA, from the coding sequence ATGGCGAAGCGCCGCTTGATCCTCCCCCTGATCGGCCTGCTGCTGGTACCGCTGGCGATCGCGGGCCTGCTGATCTGGTCGCTGGGCAAACCCGAGGACCGGTTGAAGGACGTCAAGGCCGCCGTCGTGAACAACGACGAACCGGTCGAGGTGAACGGCCAGCTCACCCCGCTCGGGCGGCAGCTGTCCGCGAAGCTCGTCGGCGGCGAGATCGAGAGCAACTACAGCTGGGAGTTCGCCACCCCGCAGACCGCCGCCGACGGCCTGGCGGACGGCAGCTACGCCGCGGTCGTGACGATCCCGGAGAACTTCTCCGCCGCCGCCACCTCCTTCTCCGGCGACCCGGCGCAGGCGAAGAAGGCCACCATCGACGTCAGCACCGGCGGCCGCAGCAAGTTCGCGGACGAGGCGATCAGCCGGGTCGTCACCAACACGGCCGCTGACCTGCTCGGCAGGCAGCTGACCACGACCTACCTGGACAACGTGTTCGTCGGGTTCAACACGCTCGGCGACAAGCTCGGCGAGGCCTCCGACGGGGCGACCTCGCTCGCCGACGGCGCGCAGCAGCTCGCGGGCGGCACCGACCAGCTCGCCGGTGGCGCCGACCAGCTCGCGGACGGTTCGCGGGCGCTCGCCGACGGCATCGGCGCGCTCGAAGGCGGCGCGCAGCAGCTCAAGACCGGGATGGGCGGGCTCGCCGACGGCATCGGCCAGCTCAAGGAGCAGACCGCGCAGCTGCCCGGCCAGGTCGGCCAGCTCGCCGACGTGTCCGCGCAGGAGGCCCAGGGCGTGCAGCAGCTCTCCGGTGGTCTCCAGGGCATGTCCGAAAGCCTCGCCGAGATGAGCAAGGAGTGCCCGCCCGGCACGCTGCCCATCTGTAACAAGATCGCCATCCAGGCGGCCACCGCGAAGGCGCTCGGCGACGGTGCCGGGCAGCTGCAGCAGGCCAGCACCGGCGTGTCCGGCGGGCTCGCCGCGCTCGCCGGGAAGACCCCCGAGTCCGGTGGCGGGCTCGTCGCCCTGTCCGGCGGCATCGACCAGCTCCACGACGGTGCCCAGCAGCTCGACGGCGGCGTGGGCCAGCTCGCCGACGGGATCTCGCAGACCGGGGGCGGTGCCGGGCAGCTCGCCGACGGCGCCGACCAGCTCGCCCAGGGCGTGCGCGGGCTCTCCGACGGCGCGCACCAGCTCGGCGACGGCACCGGGCAGCTGTCCTCCGGCCTCGACCAGGCCGTGGACCAGCTGCCCAGCTACCCCGACGGCGACCGCGACAAGCTCGCCAAGACCGTCGCCAACCCGATCACCACCGCGGAGGGCAGCAGCCTCGGGTTCGGTTCCTCCGGGATCGCGCTGTACGCGGTGCTGGCGCTGTGGGTCGGTGCGGTCGCCACGTTCCTGGTGCTGCGCGCGGTGCCGCGCCGGGCGCTGGAATCCACCCGGTCTTCGTTCTCGTTGGCGCTGCGGCAGTTCCGGCTGCCCGCGGTGGTCGGGCTCGCGCAGGGGCTGCTGGTCGCGGTCGTCGTCGGCATCGCGCAGGACCTGTCGGTGGGCGGCTGGTTCGGCTGCGCCGGTCTGGCGATGCTCACCGCCGTCGCGTTCACCGCGGTGAACCAGGCGCTGGCGGGCGCGCTGCGCGGCACCGGCCGGTTCCTGGCGATGCTCGTCGCGGTGGTGCTGCTGGCGACCGGGTTCATCACCGCGGTGCCCTCCGCGTTGAACTCGGTGCTCGCGGCGCTGCCGGTCGGGCCCGCGCAGGACGCGCTGCGTGCCGTGGTGGACGGCTCCGCGCCGGGCGGCGGCACCGTGGTGCTGCTGGTGATCTGGGGGCTCGCCGGTCTGGTGGTGACGTACCTGGCCGTCGAGCGCGGGCGCACCGTGCGGGCCACCCGGCTCACCGGGTTCACCGCGCGGACGGCGGAGGCGTGA
- a CDS encoding dienelactone hydrolase family protein, which translates to MTTTVPTSDGDLRVHLAAPYPSISGAPPWPGVVVVHDAFGMTEDARAITDRFAAEGFLAIAPDLYTRGGFARCVRTVFRQLSTGSGQAFEDVEAARRALADREDCTGKVGVVGFCMGGGFALLAAPRGFDAAAPYYGQVPHDRSVLDGACPVVASFGGKDRALRGAADLLESHLTELGVPHDVEEYPDAGHGFANKLKVGPFGPLLRVAGIGYDREADEDAWRRVLSFFAEHLGPEGERG; encoded by the coding sequence GTGACCACGACCGTGCCCACCTCGGACGGCGACCTCCGCGTCCACCTCGCGGCGCCCTACCCCTCGATCTCCGGGGCACCACCGTGGCCCGGCGTGGTCGTGGTGCACGACGCGTTCGGCATGACCGAGGACGCGCGGGCCATCACCGACCGGTTCGCCGCCGAGGGCTTCCTCGCCATCGCACCCGACCTCTACACCCGCGGCGGGTTCGCGCGCTGCGTGCGCACCGTCTTCCGCCAGCTCAGCACCGGCAGCGGCCAGGCCTTCGAGGACGTCGAAGCCGCCCGGCGCGCGCTCGCCGACCGCGAGGACTGCACCGGGAAGGTCGGCGTCGTCGGTTTCTGCATGGGCGGTGGCTTCGCGCTGCTCGCCGCGCCGCGCGGGTTCGACGCCGCCGCGCCCTACTACGGGCAGGTCCCGCACGACCGGTCCGTGCTCGACGGCGCCTGCCCCGTCGTGGCCAGCTTCGGCGGGAAGGACCGCGCGCTCCGGGGCGCGGCGGACCTGCTCGAATCGCACCTCACCGAGCTCGGCGTGCCGCACGACGTCGAGGAGTACCCCGACGCCGGGCACGGTTTCGCCAACAAGCTGAAGGTCGGCCCGTTCGGCCCGCTGCTGCGGGTCGCCGGCATCGGCTACGACCGGGAAGCCGACGAGGACGCGTGGCGCCGGGTCCTGTCGTTCTTCGCGGAGCACTTGGGACCGGAAGGGGAGCGGGGATGA
- a CDS encoding pyridoxamine 5'-phosphate oxidase family protein translates to MTDELRPQKRGRRIAMSREELDAFLAAERTCRVATIGPDGPHATPLWFGWDGSALWLNSLTRSKRWADLRRDPRISVVVDAGTEYQQLRGVEISGTAEVVGEAPRTGEPEPALAEIEPLFARKYLGGDEMIHDGRHGWLRVTPTKISSWDFRKLAELR, encoded by the coding sequence ATGACCGACGAACTCCGGCCGCAGAAGCGCGGCCGCCGCATCGCCATGAGCCGCGAGGAGCTCGACGCGTTCCTCGCCGCCGAACGCACCTGCCGGGTCGCGACCATCGGGCCCGACGGACCGCACGCCACGCCGCTCTGGTTCGGCTGGGACGGTTCCGCGCTGTGGCTGAACTCCCTCACCCGCAGCAAGCGCTGGGCGGACCTGCGGCGCGATCCGCGGATCAGCGTCGTCGTCGACGCGGGCACCGAGTACCAGCAGCTGCGCGGCGTGGAGATCAGCGGCACCGCCGAGGTCGTCGGCGAGGCGCCGCGCACCGGCGAACCCGAACCGGCCCTCGCCGAGATCGAGCCGCTGTTCGCCCGCAAGTACCTCGGCGGCGACGAGATGATCCACGACGGCAGGCACGGCTGGCTGCGCGTCACGCCGACGAAGATCAGCAGCTGGGACTTCCGGAAGCTCGCCGAGCTCCGCTGA